The Desulfovibrio sp. genome contains the following window.
CGCTTGCCGGTGCGCAGGAGATTTGCCGTGGTTAGCGGCTGGCAGGCTGTGCCGGGCTTCAGGTGGCTGGCGGATCTGGTGCGCGGGCTTTTGGCCCGGCGCTGGGTGCGTTTTGGCATTGTGGGCGGCGCGGCTTCCGTAAGCTACTTTCTGCTGGGGCTGTTGTTCGTCAACGTGGCAGGTTTGCCCACGCTGGCGGGCAACGCCCTGGCCTACGCGCTCAGTTTTATCGTTTCCTATCTTGGGCAATGCCTGTGGACGTTCCGCGCCGCAGATCCCACCGCAGGCATTGCCAGCCACCGAACCATGTTGCCGCGCTTTGCGGCTACCCAGGCTGTGGGGCTGTGCTGCAATTCGGCCATTGTCTGGCTGCTGGTGCGGCTTGGCGTACCTTATGCCTGGGCCATGCCCGTTGCTGTTCTAACTGTTCCTGTCATGGTTTATGCGCTGTGCAAGGTCTGGGTATTCAGAACGCAGGCTTCATTCGCTCCCGCCGGGGCAGGTCAAAGCCCGGCGCAACAGACATCCACGCCCCCCAACGCGCGCAATGAGGATAAAGCATGAACGCTCCCGCTGTTTCGGTCATCATGAACTGTCTGAACAGTTCCCGCGATCTGCGTGAAGCCATGGACAGCCTCATGGCCCAGACATTCACGGATTTTGAGGTTGTTTTCTGGGACAACTGCTCAACGGATGAAAGCCCCGCCATTGCCAAAAGCTATGGCGAAAAGGTGCGCTACTTCCGGGGAGAGAGTATTGTGCCTCTGGGCGAGGGGCGCAATCTGGCCCTGGCGCAGGCCCGTGGGCGGTATCTGGCCTTTCTTGACTGCGATGACGTGTGGCGGCCCGCCAAGCTGGAACGTCAGGTGGCCCTGTTTGAAGCCAACCCGCGTGTGGGCCTGGTGTGCACGGATACGGAAATTTTTGACGGCAAGCGCGTGTTCAAGAGGCTTTTTGCCGAAACGTCCCCCGCGCGGGGCATGGCATTTGCCGCATTGATGGAACGCCAGTGGATTTCCATGTCGTCTGCCATGGTCAGCCGCGAG
Protein-coding sequences here:
- a CDS encoding GtrA family protein; protein product: MVSGWQAVPGFRWLADLVRGLLARRWVRFGIVGGAASVSYFLLGLLFVNVAGLPTLAGNALAYALSFIVSYLGQCLWTFRAADPTAGIASHRTMLPRFAATQAVGLCCNSAIVWLLVRLGVPYAWAMPVAVLTVPVMVYALCKVWVFRTQASFAPAGAGQSPAQQTSTPPNARNEDKA
- a CDS encoding glycosyltransferase; this translates as MNAPAVSVIMNCLNSSRDLREAMDSLMAQTFTDFEVVFWDNCSTDESPAIAKSYGEKVRYFRGESIVPLGEGRNLALAQARGRYLAFLDCDDVWRPAKLERQVALFEANPRVGLVCTDTEIFDGKRVFKRLFAETSPARGMAFAALMERQWISMSSAMVSREALASLSPDKTPSGEGRNGEWFDQSLNVCEEADVFYRIAHDWELDYVDESLTLWRVHGGNTTFRKFGQFADETLRILEKHRALYPGYDQEYSGLVTMMTRRAGFQKAVALWREGHNAAAREAIKPWRNSGRKFRIFWWASYLPGIFFDVAARLYFALPANLRQ